In the Euphorbia lathyris chromosome 5, ddEupLath1.1, whole genome shotgun sequence genome, one interval contains:
- the LOC136230740 gene encoding uncharacterized protein yields the protein MTTSRRLADRKVEKFEKNIMKRGFVPETSAKKGKDYPVGPVLLGFFIFVVIGSSLFQIIRTATSGGY from the exons ATG ACTACTTCAAGGCGCCTTGCAGATAGAAAGGTCGAGAAGTTTGAGAAGAACATCATGAAGAGAGGGTTTGTTCCTGAGACCTCTGCCAAAAAGGGCAAGGATTACCCTGTTGGCCCTGTTCTGCTTGGGTTCTTTATATTCGTTGTCATTGGATCAT CTCTATTCCAGATAATCAGGACAGCAACAAGCGGAGGATATTGA
- the LOC136229258 gene encoding F-box only protein 6, with translation MEELAMLRQLIGQLQGLLNLYGSPHPFHLHHQPFLELHHHNNNSNSNDNRWCVLDTNDGSADDYCDLVMDAGNSGSFKMLEPSKPPPSKKSRKERNRGKLPGTTGTTEAMDEEIWKEFPEDLFEAVIARLPIATFFRLRTVCQRWNSLLNSESFSQHCAEIPQTNPWFYTITHENINSGAMYDPSLKKWHHPAISSLPSKRIVLPVASAGGLVCFIDIGHVNFYVCNPLTQSFKELPARSVKVWSRIAVGMTLDRNATNGAYKILWVCRDGEYEVYESLKNSWTRPGGMPSHIKLPLSLNFRSQPVSIDDTVYFMRSDPEGIVSYNMVTGVWNQFIIPAPLHLSDHTLAECSGRIMLVGLLTKNAATCVCIWELQKMTLLWKEVDRMPNIWCLEFYGKHVRMTCLGNKGLLMLSLRSRQMNRLVTYNVRSREWLKVPGCLVPHGRKRQWIACGAAFHPCLTAIA, from the exons ATGGAAGAGCTGGCCATGCTCAGGCAGCTTATTGGTCAGCTTCAAGGCCTGTTGAATCTCTACGGTTCTCCTCATCCTTTTCACCTCCATCATCAGCCTTTTCTTGAACTCCACCACCACAACAACAACAGCAACAGCAACGATAACAG ATGGTGTGTCCTCGACACAAATGATGGTTCTGCAGATGATTACTGTGATCTTGTGATGGATGCTGGGAACTCTGGAAGTTTCAAGATGTTGGAACCTTCCAAGCCTCCACCCTCCAAGAAATCTAGGAAAGAGCGGAACCGCGGAAAATTACCTGGAACAACTGGTACAACTGAGGCTATGGATGaagaaatttggaaagaatttcCAGAGGACCTTTTTGAAGCTGTCATTGCTAGACTTCCCATTGCCACATTTTTCCGTCTTCGAACTGTTTGCCAGAGATGGAATTCCTTGCTGAACTCGGAGAGCTTCTCTCAGCATTGTGCCGAAATTCCACAAACAAATCCCTGGTTTTACACCATTACtcatgaaaatataaattctgGAGCCATGTATGATCCTTCCTTGAAGAAATGGCATCATCCCGCTATTTCTTCGCTGCCCAGTAAGAGGATTGTCTTGCCAGTTGCTTCAGCAGGGGGTTTGGTGTGCTTTATTGATATTGGCCACGTAAACTTCTACGTTTGCAACCCTCTGACTCAATCTTTCAAAGAGTTGCCTGCCAGGTCAGTGAAGGTCTGGTCACGGATTGCTGTAGGGATGACTCTTGATAGAAATGCAACCAATGGGGCGTACAAGATCCTATGGGTGTGCAGGGATGGTGAGTACGAGGTTTATGAGTCGCTGAAGAACTCTTGGACTCGACCGGGAGGCATGCCTTCTCATATTAAGCTTCCATTATCACTCAACTTCCGATCGCAACCAGTTTCCATTGATGACACGGTCTATTTCATGCGTTCGGACCCTGAAGGGATCGTGTCCTACAATATGGTTACTGGGGTGTGGAATCAATTTATAATACCAGCCCCACTCCATCTCAGTGACCACACACTTGCGGAGTGCAGCGGCCGGATCATGCTCGTGGGACTGCTTACAAAGAACGCAGCCACGTGCGTGTGTATATGGGAGCTGCAGAAGATGACGCTCTTGTGGAAGGAGGTTGACAGAATGCCAAACATATGGTGCTTGGAATTTTATGGGAAGCACGTCCGGATGACTTGCTTGGGCAACAAAGGCTTGCTCATGTTATCATTACGGTCCAGACAAATGAATCGACTAGTCACTTACAATGTGAGGAGCAGAGAATGGCTCAAGGTTCCGGGTTGTTTGGTGCCACATGGAAGGAAGCGGCAATGGATAGCTTGTGGTGCTGCATTCCATCCATGCCTTACTGCTATCGCTTGA